The region GTGCTGCAGGCGGTTGTCATCAGGCAGCAGAGCAGGAGCAGCCCCGCCTTGAACGTTTGTATCATCGCCGTTCCCCTTCCCGTGCGTGAATATAGTCGATCAACTCCAGGGCCAGTTCGCATTTTCCGAAGGGGGGATCAGGTAGTAGCCTCCGGCGGCAGTGAAGGTGGCGTCGATGAACTCCTTGGCAATGGCCAGCCCTCCCGGGCGCCGGCTTCCTTCTCCAGGCCTTCATGCGGGCGCGGATCGCGTCCGGGACGCTGATGCCGGCACCTCGTTGTGCAGATACTCGGCATTGCGTTCGCTTACCAGCGGCATGATCCCGGCAGAAGCGGGATGCCGCAATCCCGGGTCTGTTCAAGGGCCTCCAGGAACAGACCCGGGTCATAGACCGGCTGGGTCTGGGCAAAACGGGCGCCGTTGGCCGCTTTCTTGCGCAGCCGTTCGGCCTGGAGCGCCATGTTCTTCGTATTGGGATTGAAGGCCGCCCCGACGGTAAAGCCGGTCCCGCTGCCGATGGGGTTGCCGATGGCGTTCACGCCGCGGTTCATGTCGGTGAGGAGCTTGATCAGGGTGAAGGAGTGGAGATCGAAGACCGACGTGGCCCCGGCATGGTCCCCATGGCGGCGGGATCGCCGGTCACCGCCAGGATCGTGTGCAACCCCAGCAGGCTGGCGCCCATCATGTCCGACTGCATGCCGATCAGGTTGCGGTCCCGGCCGGTGACGTGGATGATGACCTCGATGCCGACCTCGCGCTGGATGATGCTCCCCAGGGCGATGTTCCCCATGCGGGGGCGGCCAGGGGATTCTCGGCCAGGTTGATGGCATCCACCCCGGCCTCCTTCAGGCGCCGGCTGCTCTCGATGATCCGGCGGCAGTCCATCCCCTTGGGCGGGTCGAGCTCTACGGTGATGACCTTGCGGCGCCCCCACGGATCCAGAAACGAAGCCCTGTGGGGCCGGGAGCCTTCCTGGACCCCAGCGGCGGCATGGGCAGACACGGGGGGCGCGGAGAGGGCCGCCTGCCTGCCAGGGTGCGGGCGAGTGCGGCGATATGTTCCGGCGTGGTCCCGCAGCAGCCGCCGATCAGGCTGGCTCCGGCGGCGGCCATCTCTTCCGCCATGGCGGCGAAATAATCGGGGGTGGCGCGGTAGATGTAGCGCCCTTCATGGTACTCGGGAAAGCCGCTGTTGGCATAGGCTGAGATCGGCTTGGCGGTCAGGGCCGCCAGGCGGCGCACCACCTTGACCAGTTCCAGCGGGCCGGCACCGCAGTTGGCGCCCAGCATATCGGCTCCGGCCGCTTCCACGGCGGCGCAGAACGCCTCCACCGTCGTGCCGTCGCCGCTGCGCCCCCCTCCATGAAGGCCATGGAGGCGCAGACCGGCAGGCCGGTCTCCCGGGCCGCCCGTACCGCTGCGACCAATTGCTCCAGCGAGCCAAAGGTCTCCAGCAGGAGCAGATCCACCCCCCTTCGGCCAGAGCGATGCACTGTGCCCGGAAATGCCCTGCCATGACGTCGGGGGTCAACTCCTGTTCCTCGCCCTTCATGCGCACCAGGGGCCCACCGAACCGGCGACGAGTTTGTCGCCATTCCCGGCCGCCTCCCGGGCGATGCGCGCCCCGGCCCGGTTGATCTCGCCGACCTTGTGCCCAGGCCGATGGCCGCCAGTTTGGTATGGTTGGCGCCGAAGGTGTTGGTCTCGATCACCTGGGCCCCGGCGGCGGCGTACTCGCGGGCCAGTTCCAGCACCAGGGCCGGACGCACCAGGTTCAAGTGCTCGAAGTTGCTGTCGAGCCCGATCCCCCTGGCGTAAAGCATGGTGCCAACGGCCCCGTCTCCGGTAAGGATCTCTGTTGTGAGTCTGTCGAGAATAGTCATGGGTAACCACGTTCTTAGGAGCTGGCGTATCTGCTGTTGCCCGAATCCCCGAGATGGGGTATATAGAACATTCTCCTATTTTTGCTCCAGGATGGAATACTTACGATGCATGCTCTTATTCAATGGCTTCTCCACACCATCGGCACCATGGGCTATCCCGGCATATTCCTGCTTATGGCCATGGAGAGTTCGGTGATCCCGGTGCCGAGCGAGTTGGTCATGCCGCCGGCCGGCTACCTGGCCTTCCAGGGAAAGATGAACCTGGCGGCCGCCATTGCGTGCGGTACCCTGGGAAGCCTCGTGGGGGCCTACGCCAACTATTTCGCCTCCCGCTACCTGGGGAGGCCGCTGATCATCAGGTATGGCAAATACGTCCTGATCCCGCCGGAGAAGTTTGAACGGGTGGAGCGTTTTTTCCTCCAGCACGGCGAGATCTCGACCTTCATCGGCCGGCTGCTGCCGGTGGTCCGCCATCTGATCTCCATTCCGGCCGGCCTGTCCGGCATGGGGCACATCCGCTTCTCGCTCTACACCCTGGCAGGCGCCGGCCTCTGGTGCAGCATCCTGGCCGTCATCGGCTATGCCATCGGCGAGAACCAGCAGTTGATCATGCAGTACTCGCACAAGGCCCTCGCCTGGGTCATTGTGTTCAGCATTATTCTGGTTGCAGTCTATGTATGGCGCTATCGCCGGCGCAACGGTATTAAAGCGTAAAGCCGGCGAGAAGGCAAAAGATTTTTCAGAAGGAGCACGCATGCAGATCAAGCGCACGGGGCGCATCCACTACGTTGCCGTCGATTTTGCCGGTTCACCCGGATCGGTTCAGGGGTTTACCACCCGCCACGAGGGGGTATCCCGTCCCCCTACAATTCGCTCAACCTGGGGATGAACACCCAGGACCAACCGTTCAACGTCGAGGGTAACCGCAGCATCCTGACCCGCACGTTCGGCGTCAACCAGGAGGCCCTGGTCAGCGTGCGGCAGGTGCACGGCACCGATATCCTGGTAATCGACGAACCCAACGAGGATTACAGCCACTTCTTGAGCGTGGAGAGCGACGCCATCATCACCAATCAGCCCGGCGTCATGATCGGCATCTGCGTGGCCGACTGCGTGCCGATCCTCCTCTGCGATCCCCGCAACAGGGTTGTGGCTGCGGTCCATGCCGGCTGGCAGGGCACCGCGGCCAAACTGGTTGCCAAAACAGTGGCCGGGATGGGTTCGCTCTTCGGCAGCGATCCCAAAGAGTTGCAGGCCGCCATCGGCCCCAGCATCGGCAAATGCTGCTACGAGGTGGATGCTCCGGTCAGGCAGGCCTTTCTCCAGAACGGGATGCCCTGGAACTCCTTTGCCGAGGCCCGCGGCGAGGGCACGTGGCTGCTCGATATGGCCGCCGCCAACCGGGACCTGCTCCTGACCGCCGGCGTGCCGGCCGCCGGGATACAGGTCTCCGATATGTGCGTCTGCTGCCGGAAGGACCTGTTCTTCTCCTACCGCCGGGATAGTGGGGATACGGGCAGGCAGATGGGCTTCATTATGCTGACGCCGCCATAACCGGGGCTTTCCTTGCCGCTCTGAACACCTCTTGACATAGTTGATACGTAAGCACCGCCGTTCTGGACTCGCTGACCCTGGTATCATCCGCATTCTGACGACGTATCCGCGAAGGCCCCGCTGCCGGACGATTCCCGGGTACCATGGATTGAGAGGTGAGATATGCTTGCCAAAGTCCTCAGCAGCGCCCTGATCGGGATCGATGCCCTGCTTGTGGATGTGGAGGTGGATCTGGCCCCCGGCCTGCCCGCCTTTGCCACGGTCGGCCTGCCCGACGGCGCCGTCAAGGAGAGCAAGGACCGGGTCAAGGCGGCCCTCAAGAACTCGGGCTACGATTTCCCGGCCCGGCGCATCACCGCCAATCTGGCGCCGGCCGACATCAAGAAGGAAGGGGCGGCCTTCGACCTCCCCATCTCCATCGGCATCCTGGCGGCGACCGGCGTGGTGAAGACGCCCCGCCTGCGGGAGTACCTGCTTTTGGGGGAGCTCTCCCTGGATGGCGGCCTCAAGGCGATCCGCGGCGCCCTTTCCATGGCGGTCGCCGCCAAGCGAGCCGGCCTGGCCGGCGTCATCCTGCCCGCGGAGAACGCGTCCGAAGCTGCGGTGGTGGAGGGAATCGACATCATTGCCGCCACCGCCCTTTCCCAGGTGGTGGAATTCCTCAATGGCCGTGACGGGATCGACCCCTTTGCGGTGGACCTCCAATCCCTCTTCACCAGCGGTTGCGAATATGGCGAAGACTTCAGCGAGGTCAAGGGGCAGGAACACGCCAAGCGGGCCCTCGAAGTCGCCGCCAGCGGCGGACACAATATCCTCATGATCGGCCCTCCAGGGTCGGGCAAGACCATGCTGGCCCGCCGCATCCCCACCATTCTGCCGCGCATGTCGTTTGACGAGGCCATCGAGACCACCAAGATCTTCAGCGTCAGCGGCATGCTGGAGAGCGGCCGGGCGCTCCTGGCGGCCCGGCCGTTTCGTTCCCCGCACCATACCATCTCCGACGTCGGCCTGATCGGCGGCGGCACCACGCCCAAGCCGGGGGAGGTCTCCCTGGCCCACAACGGCGTCCTGTTTCTGGACGAGTTGCCCGAATTCAAAAAAAACGTCCTGGAGGTGCTGCGCCAGCCGCTGGAAGACGGCCGCGTCACCATCTCCCGCTCCCTTCTGACCCTGACCTATCCCTCCCGGGTAATGCTGGTCGCGGCCATGAACCCCTGCCCCTGCGGCTACCTGGCCGATCCGGTCCACCCCTGCGTCTGTACCCCCCTTGCCATTCACCGTTACCGGTCGCGCATCTCCGGCCCGCTTCTGGACCGGATCGACATCCATATCGAGGTGCCGGCCGTCACCTACCGCGACCTGTCCGACCGGGGAGAGGCCGAGAGTTCCCGGGATATCGCCGAGCGGGTGGCGCGTTCCCGAAAGCGCCAGGCCGAGCGTTACCAGGGGACCAGGGTCCATTGCAACGCCCAGATGACGCCACGCTTCATCAAGAAGTTCTGCGAGCTGGACAGCGCCGGCAGCCGCATGCTGGAACTGGTTACCGATCGTCTCGGTTTTTCCGCCCGGACCTACAACCGTATCATCAAGGTCGCCCGCACCATCGCCGACCTGTCGGACAGCGAGCAGATCCGCGAAGAGCATATCGCCGAAGCGATCCAGTACCGCAGCCTGGACCGCAAGGCGCCGTAAACAATTATTCTGTTTAAAAAAATGTATCGATAGTATACATTTATAAATCAGGCTTTTATGTCTGAAACAGGGCGGGCCCGGCCCAGGGGGCGGGGCAGGCTGGTACGGTACTTGCTCGTAATAATTCCGGCGAGTTAGATATATTCAAACCTGCCGCCGTTTTTTTTGCCTTTCGGGCCTTTTTGATGGAGATAATCTCGATGAATCTTAGATCTGTGGGCCTCCTCCTGCTGACGGCGATATTTCCGTGCGTCGCCCAGGCTGCCGATGTGTCATGTAAAACCGCAGAGTGCCATACGTCAATTGGCGGAACGCAGAACATGCATGAACCGATCAAGGAGGGGGACTGCTCGGGGTGCCACAAACAGACCAACCAGCTTCACCCGATCAAAGGCGCCAAGAGCTTTGCCCTGACCGCGCAGGGGGCCGCCCTCTGCTACCAGTGCCATGACACCTTCGGCAAGAAAAAGGACGTGCATCCTCCGGTCAAGGACGGGGAGTGCGCGTACTGCCACAAGCCTCACGGCGGCGCCGGCCGCTTCCTGCTGGAGGGGGGGGACGACCAGACCGCTCTCTGCATGGGATGCCACGATGCCGCCGATTTTAAGAAGAAAGTCAGGCATGGCCCGGTAGCCGTAGGTTCCTGTAGCCGGTGCCACAATCCCCACGAGTCGGATGAGAAGAAACTGCTCAGGGGACCGGTGTGGGAAAGCTGCCTTAAATGTCATGCCGATTTTTTGAAAACACTCCAGGACTCGCCGTTCATCCATCCGCCGGTCAAAAAGGGCCCCTGCACCTCCTGTCATACCCCGCACAGTAGTGAAAATGGCCAACTGCTCAAGAAAAAGATGCCGGATATCTGCATCAGTTGCCATCCAGGGGTGGAAAAGAAGCTGAAACTGAAGCTTGTGCACAAGCCGCTCAAAGAGGCGGGGGGATGCGGCAACTGCCATTCCAGCCATTTTTCCAAGGCCAAAGGACTGCTGTCGGGGGACGACAGGAGCGTTTGCCTCGGATGTCATGATACGGATAAGCTCGGCAAGCCGCCCCTCAGGAACATCAAGAAGGAAATCGAAGGAAAGAAATACCTGCACGGCCCGCTGGAGCTCGGTGAATGCCGGGCATGTCATGACCCTCACGGCAGCGACAATTTCCGCCTGCTCAAGGGGAGCTATCCGACGGACCTCTATGTTGCCTACAAGGAGGGACTCTATGGCGTATGTCTGTCGTGCCACGAGAAGAATCTGCTCCGCTTCCCGGAAACCACGATTTATACCAAGTTCCGCAACGGGAATCGCAATCTGCACTATGTCCACGTCGTCAATCGTAAGGGGCGCACCTGCCGTGTCTGCCATGAGCCCCACGCCAGCACCGGAGAAAAGTTGATCAGCAAGGAGGGGGTACAATTCGGCGACTGGAAGATCCCGATCAATTTCAAGCTCACGGCAACGGGGGGGAGTTGTTCGCCGGGCTGCCACCGCCCCTTTACGTACGACCGGGAGAAACCGCAAAATTATCAGGCAGAGGACAAGAAATAGAACAGGTGAACGTCAGCAAGGAGATTACGTATGCATACAGAGACAAGACCGTTGCAGGGAGTTGTAAGGATCCTAAAAACCATTGCCATGATCATGACCGGTACGCTGCTGCTGGCAGGCTGCGCCGCTGCGCCGGTTGCAAAGAAGACCTCGGTGTTTTTCCCCGCTCCGCCCAATGAACCCCGGGTCCAGTTTTTGAGAGCGATCTCGGGCTCCAAGGATGTGGAAGACCAGCAGAGCAAGTTTTCACTGCTTCTGAGCGGTGCCAGCGATCGCGACGTCAACAAGCCGATCACCAGGCCATACGGGATTCACTATACCAGGGGGAAGCTGTATATCTGCGATACTCAGGGGGCTTCCACCGTTGTCATCATCGACCTTCAGAAAAAGACCTTCGAGTATATGAAGGAAAATCCCGGGCTCGGGAAGCTGAAAAAGCCGATCAACCTGGCGGTCGACAAGGACGGCAGCATCTATGTCGCCGACACGCTCCGGAAAGAGGTCCTGATCTACGACCCGTCCGGTTCCTATGTCGGGAGCATCGGCAAGGGAAGCAGCATGAAACCCGTGGATGTGGCACTGGATGGCGACAATGTGTATATCCTTGACCTGAATGGCAACGACATCAAAATTTTCGACAGGAAGAGCCGGGAACTCATACGCAGTATCGGGCAATTCGAGGACAAATCCCTGGGGCTCGCCCTGCCCACGAACTTCACCCTCGACGACAAGGGCTTGATCTATGTCACCAATATCAACGACGGCAGCGTCAAGATCCTGGACAAGGATGGCCATTTTATCAGCAAATTCGGTAAATTGGGTGACGCTTTCGGTGAGTTCACGCGTCCGAAGGGGATCGCCGTCGATGCCAGACATCGTATCTGGGTCGTTGACGGGGGGTTCCAGAATGTGCAGATTTTTAATGAAAAACAGCGTTTGCTGATGTTTTTCGGCGATCCTCCGCTGCTCTCGGGCGCCTTGAACCTGCCGGCCGGGATCGACGTGACAACGGACAACCTGGATTATTTCCAGCAATTCGCCGATCCTGATTTCATACTGGAGGCGGTCGCCTTTGTCACCAACCAGATGGGGGACGCCATGGTTTCCATATATGGGTTGGGGCATAAAAAGGGGGCAGCCGACGTCCCGGAGGGACAACAGCAGGGTGTGACCGGACAGTTCGGTGCCAAAAAGGCGGGTGACAGCCGGGGTACGGAGTGATATCGGATCGCTTTCTCCATAGGCTCCGGCAGGTTGTATATTTTGCCGCTATTGCCTGTATGATCTGGGGCTGCAGCCCGCTTACCAGGTATAAGCTGACCTCGACCCTGTTCGACGGCGTCCCGAGCATGCCTCCAGCCGAACAGTACTGCGCCGACTATGCCGCCCAAGTGGTCGCCAAGACGCGCGCCGAGGCTGAAGGGAAGAGCAGTGCCGCCGGGGATGCGGGCAAGGCGTCGTCCCACAACCCCTATGACGAAAAAAAATGCGATAACTGCCATGACAAGACCACCGAAAGCGGCCTTGTCGTCAAATCCAAAAATGAACTCTGTTTCGTCTGCCACACCGGGTTCGTCAAGGGCT is a window of Geobacter sp. FeAm09 DNA encoding:
- a CDS encoding methylenetetrahydrofolate reductase, whose protein sequence is MNAIGNPIGSGTGFTVGAAFNPNTKNMALQAERLRKKAANGARFAQTQPVYDPGLFLEALEQTRDCGIPLLPGSCRW
- a CDS encoding cytochrome c3 family protein, which gives rise to MIWGCSPLTRYKLTSTLFDGVPSMPPAEQYCADYAAQVVAKTRAEAEGKSSAAGDAGKASSHNPYDEKKCDNCHDKTTESGLVVKSKNELCFVCHTGFVKGSFVHGPVAVGDCLVCHEPHNSPNPALLKVRPSEVCAACHHEKRQAASLHEKAASHGLICINCHDPHFGNVLFFLK
- a CDS encoding DedA family protein; this encodes MHALIQWLLHTIGTMGYPGIFLLMAMESSVIPVPSELVMPPAGYLAFQGKMNLAAAIACGTLGSLVGAYANYFASRYLGRPLIIRYGKYVLIPPEKFERVERFFLQHGEISTFIGRLLPVVRHLISIPAGLSGMGHIRFSLYTLAGAGLWCSILAVIGYAIGENQQLIMQYSHKALAWVIVFSIILVAVYVWRYRRRNGIKA
- a CDS encoding homocysteine S-methyltransferase family protein, translating into MLGANCGAGPLELVKVVRRLAALTAKPISAYANSGFPEYHEGRYIYRATPDYFAAMAEEMAAAGASLIGGCCGTTPEHIAALARTLAGRRPSPRPPCLPMPPLGSRKAPGPTGLRFWIRGGAARSSP
- a CDS encoding cytochrome c3 family protein; translation: MHEPIKEGDCSGCHKQTNQLHPIKGAKSFALTAQGAALCYQCHDTFGKKKDVHPPVKDGECAYCHKPHGGAGRFLLEGGDDQTALCMGCHDAADFKKKVRHGPVAVGSCSRCHNPHESDEKKLLRGPVWESCLKCHADFLKTLQDSPFIHPPVKKGPCTSCHTPHSSENGQLLKKKMPDICISCHPGVEKKLKLKLVHKPLKEAGGCGNCHSSHFSKAKGLLSGDDRSVCLGCHDTDKLGKPPLRNIKKEIEGKKYLHGPLELGECRACHDPHGSDNFRLLKGSYPTDLYVAYKEGLYGVCLSCHEKNLLRFPETTIYTKFRNGNRNLHYVHVVNRKGRTCRVCHEPHASTGEKLISKEGVQFGDWKIPINFKLTATGGSCSPGCHRPFTYDREKPQNYQAEDKK
- the pgeF gene encoding peptidoglycan editing factor PgeF yields the protein MNTQDQPFNVEGNRSILTRTFGVNQEALVSVRQVHGTDILVIDEPNEDYSHFLSVESDAIITNQPGVMIGICVADCVPILLCDPRNRVVAAVHAGWQGTAAKLVAKTVAGMGSLFGSDPKELQAAIGPSIGKCCYEVDAPVRQAFLQNGMPWNSFAEARGEGTWLLDMAAANRDLLLTAGVPAAGIQVSDMCVCCRKDLFFSYRRDSGDTGRQMGFIMLTPP
- a CDS encoding methylenetetrahydrofolate reductase, which produces MGNIALGSIIQREVGIEVIIHVTGRDRNLIGMQSDMMGASLLGLHTILAVTGDPAAMGTMPGPRRSSISTPSP
- a CDS encoding YifB family Mg chelatase-like AAA ATPase, translated to MLAKVLSSALIGIDALLVDVEVDLAPGLPAFATVGLPDGAVKESKDRVKAALKNSGYDFPARRITANLAPADIKKEGAAFDLPISIGILAATGVVKTPRLREYLLLGELSLDGGLKAIRGALSMAVAAKRAGLAGVILPAENASEAAVVEGIDIIAATALSQVVEFLNGRDGIDPFAVDLQSLFTSGCEYGEDFSEVKGQEHAKRALEVAASGGHNILMIGPPGSGKTMLARRIPTILPRMSFDEAIETTKIFSVSGMLESGRALLAARPFRSPHHTISDVGLIGGGTTPKPGEVSLAHNGVLFLDELPEFKKNVLEVLRQPLEDGRVTISRSLLTLTYPSRVMLVAAMNPCPCGYLADPVHPCVCTPLAIHRYRSRISGPLLDRIDIHIEVPAVTYRDLSDRGEAESSRDIAERVARSRKRQAERYQGTRVHCNAQMTPRFIKKFCELDSAGSRMLELVTDRLGFSARTYNRIIKVARTIADLSDSEQIREEHIAEAIQYRSLDRKAP
- a CDS encoding homocysteine S-methyltransferase family protein; amino-acid sequence: MTILDRLTTEILTGDGAVGTMLYARGIGLDSNFEHLNLVRPALVLELAREYAAAGAQVIETNTFGANHTKLAAIGLGTRSARSTGPGRASPGRRPGMATNSSPVRWAPGAHEGRGTGVDPRRHGRAFPGTVHRSGRRGVDLLLLETFGSLEQLVAAVRAARETGLPVCASMAFMEGGAAATARRWRRSAPPWKRPEPICWAPTAVPARWNWSRWCAAWRP